From Serratia fonticola:
GGTTTACCTGAGCAAAACCAGCAGGTCACCATGAGCTACAGCCCACAAGATTGGCAGGCCAGCCACCAGCTTTTGCAACAAAATGGCGTCACCGGTAGCTATATCGTGGTACAACCCACTTCGCGCTGGTTCTTTAAATGCTGGAGCGAAGAAAAAATGGCGGCCACCATCAGCGCATTGCAGGCCGAAGGGCACCAGTTGGTGATCACCTCAGGGCCAGATGCCAAAGAGCAGGACATGGTGGCGCAAATACTGAAACAGTGCCCACAACAAGGGGTGGTTTCTCTGGCCGGGCAGTTGACCCTACGTCAGCTGGCGGCGTTGATCGACCATGCCAAACTGTTTATCGGGGTAGATTCAGTCCCCATGCATATGGCGGCGGCATTACAGACGCCCTGCGTGGCGCTGTTCGGGCCATCCAAGCTGGTATTCTGGCGCCCCTGGCAGGTTATCGGCCAGGTGATTTGGGCCGGGGACTACGGCAGCCTGCCGGACCCGGATGCCATCAATACCGGCACCGATGAGCGCTACCTGGACCTTATTCCTACAGACGTGGTGATTGCAGCCGCGCGGAGCACGCTTGCATGAAAGCATTTCGCCTGGCGATTGTCCGCCAAAAATACCGCCCGGACGGCGGGGCAGAACGTTTCGTTTCCCGTGCCCTGGAGGCGCTGGAACAACAAGATCTGGATCTGAACGTCATCACCCGCGAATGGCAGGGGGACGTTAACCCGAACTGGCACATCCACCTGTGCAACCCGATGAAGTTCGGGCGCATCAGCCGCGAACGCGGTTTTGCCGAAGCAGCTCGAGCCCTGTGGCAGAAAGAGAGCTTCGATCTGGTACAAAGCCATGAACGCATCCCCGGCTGTGATATCTATCGCGCCGGTGACGGCGTCCATCGCCGCTGGCTGCTGCAACGGGCACGCCTGTTGCCGGAGTGGCGGCGCAAATGGCTGTTCTCCAACCGCTATCACCGCTATGTGATGTGTGCCGAACGCGCCATGTATGCCGCGCCAGAGCTGAAAGCGGTGATCTGCAACGCCGAGATGATCAAACGGGAAATCATCGCCGATTTCGGCGTGCCGGCCGATAAAATCACGGTGATCTACAATGCCATCGACAATCAGAAATTTTTACCGGCGAATGAGCAACAGCGGCAGCAATTGCGGGCGCAATATCAGCTCCCGCAGCAGGCGCACTGCCTGATCTTTGTCGGTTCGGGCTTTGAACGTAAAGGGCTGGCAGCCGCAATTCGCGCCGTAGCCGCCACCGACAGCTACCTGTTGGTAGTGGGTAAAGATAAAGCAGAAAAGCGTTACCGCTCACTGGCGCAAAAGCTGGGTTGTGGCGATCGGGTGCGTTTCATGGGCGTGCAGAAACAGACGTTGCCGTTCTATCAGGCCGCCGACGCCCTGTTGCTGCCAACCTTGTACGATCCGTTCCCCAATGTGATTTTGGAAGCCATGTCATGCGGACTCCCGGTGATCACCAGCACCACTTGCGGTGGCGCTGAGTTCATCACTCCTGGGCAAAACGGCTTTGTCTGTGATGCGCTGGACGTCAGTGCCCTCACCGATGCTATCGTTGCACTGCCACGGCAAGCCTTGGGTTCGAGCATGGGAGAGGCGGCGCGCCGATATATTTTACCTCACACTCCAGCCCATCTGTCTCAACAATTGATCGATCTCTACCAGAGGTTACTGCCGGAATGAAACAACACATCCTGTTCATTATCGACGGCCTGCCCGGCGGTGGTGCAGAAAACGTCACATTAGCGCTGGCCAAAGGGATTAGCAAACGTGGCTATCACGTAACGCTATTCTCCTTAAGCAAACGGCGAGATTATGAAATTCCAGTCGGGATCGACTATGTTGTTGATCATGATAATAATCAGGGACCACTGCGTAAGTTTACTGAGTTGAGCCGGCGCGCCGCTTCGCTTGACCAGCAGTT
This genomic window contains:
- the rfaQ gene encoding putative lipopolysaccharide heptosyltransferase III, with product MNDAPAPVSATPIQRILIVKLRHHGDMLLTTPVINTLRQSYPDAQIDILLYKETQEMLASNPALSQIFVIDRQWKKQGTKAHLGHELHLIRQLQAQRYDLVVNLADQWRSALITRLTGARIRLGFDFPKRRGFLWRYCHTQLVPVAGHEHLHTVEQNLSLLQPLGLPEQNQQVTMSYSPQDWQASHQLLQQNGVTGSYIVVQPTSRWFFKCWSEEKMAATISALQAEGHQLVITSGPDAKEQDMVAQILKQCPQQGVVSLAGQLTLRQLAALIDHAKLFIGVDSVPMHMAAALQTPCVALFGPSKLVFWRPWQVIGQVIWAGDYGSLPDPDAINTGTDERYLDLIPTDVVIAAARSTLA
- a CDS encoding glycosyltransferase family 4 protein, with the translated sequence MKAFRLAIVRQKYRPDGGAERFVSRALEALEQQDLDLNVITREWQGDVNPNWHIHLCNPMKFGRISRERGFAEAARALWQKESFDLVQSHERIPGCDIYRAGDGVHRRWLLQRARLLPEWRRKWLFSNRYHRYVMCAERAMYAAPELKAVICNAEMIKREIIADFGVPADKITVIYNAIDNQKFLPANEQQRQQLRAQYQLPQQAHCLIFVGSGFERKGLAAAIRAVAATDSYLLVVGKDKAEKRYRSLAQKLGCGDRVRFMGVQKQTLPFYQAADALLLPTLYDPFPNVILEAMSCGLPVITSTTCGGAEFITPGQNGFVCDALDVSALTDAIVALPRQALGSSMGEAARRYILPHTPAHLSQQLIDLYQRLLPE